In one Cronobacter dublinensis subsp. dublinensis LMG 23823 genomic region, the following are encoded:
- a CDS encoding zinc-ribbon domain-containing protein: protein MALIKCKECGAEVSSKADVCPKCGAPFKLRVKGPSGCMMILLVIIGVLFTIFFIAKMS from the coding sequence ATGGCACTCATTAAATGTAAAGAATGTGGCGCGGAAGTATCAAGCAAGGCTGATGTTTGTCCAAAGTGTGGCGCCCCTTTCAAATTAAGGGTGAAAGGTCCTTCAGGATGCATGATGATATTGTTAGTTATAATAGGGGTTTTATTTACTATATTTTTTATAGCAAAAATGAGCTGA
- a CDS encoding phage tail assembly protein T, with amino-acid sequence MMRTEWGAALVASVLANVNRDKDDPAFRLCDFAPHIREQPISLEQAMNAWN; translated from the coding sequence ATGATGCGAACAGAGTGGGGTGCCGCGCTGGTGGCGTCGGTGCTGGCTAACGTAAATCGTGACAAAGATGACCCAGCTTTCAGGCTATGTGATTTTGCTCCGCATATTCGTGAACAACCCATTTCCCTTGAGCAGGCTATGAATGCCTGGAATTGA
- a CDS encoding phage tail assembly chaperone family protein, TAC, translated as MKLTLDSLKQAGAFTGRPVEKEITWKQGGQELTATVYIRPMGYYTAMTDVMAAQGHIDGVAGRIAASICDEEGKPVFTPADITGEADPERGALDGQLTIALLLAIQEVNDLGKTSLPEKTKSGVNSSSTASVGGQSPKRKKLSASASFSSGSNTATSTEA; from the coding sequence ATGAAACTTACCCTCGACTCACTAAAACAAGCTGGCGCGTTTACCGGGCGCCCGGTTGAAAAAGAAATTACCTGGAAACAGGGCGGCCAGGAGCTTACCGCAACAGTCTATATTCGGCCGATGGGCTATTACACTGCCATGACAGATGTAATGGCGGCGCAGGGGCATATTGACGGGGTTGCTGGCCGAATTGCCGCTTCCATCTGTGACGAAGAAGGAAAGCCGGTATTCACCCCCGCCGATATCACGGGTGAAGCAGATCCCGAGCGGGGCGCGCTGGACGGGCAGCTCACAATCGCGCTACTGCTGGCAATCCAGGAAGTTAACGACCTGGGAAAGACGAGCTTACCGGAGAAGACGAAATCTGGTGTGAACTCGTCCTCAACGGCATCGGTGGGAGGACAATCGCCGAAGCGCAAGAAGCTCTCAGCTTCCGCGAGTTTCAGCTCTGGGTCAAATACCGCAACCAGTACGGAAGCCTGA
- a CDS encoding phage tail tube protein: protein MSVLTQGTQLFVLAKGAVSEIECITSFTPGSNPADQIEDTCLSEKFDRTYKRGLRTPGQATATLNADPKNASHIMLYNLSISDDEEDQALTFAIGWSDGDSVPTAAASGATGTVDGLALPDDRTWFVFKGYVADFPFDFAANTVVSTSASIQRSGSAVWIPKAQAGS from the coding sequence ATGTCTGTATTGACACAAGGCACTCAGCTCTTCGTGCTGGCTAAAGGCGCGGTGAGCGAAATTGAATGCATCACCAGTTTTACCCCGGGGAGTAACCCTGCCGACCAGATCGAGGATACCTGTCTTTCTGAAAAGTTTGACCGCACCTACAAACGCGGCTTACGCACGCCCGGCCAGGCAACGGCGACACTAAACGCTGACCCCAAAAACGCCAGTCACATCATGCTTTATAACCTGTCAATTTCTGACGATGAAGAAGATCAGGCGCTGACTTTCGCCATTGGTTGGTCTGACGGTGACTCAGTACCAACGGCGGCCGCCTCTGGTGCAACGGGAACGGTAGACGGTCTGGCACTGCCGGATGACCGTACCTGGTTCGTATTTAAGGGGTACGTAGCCGATTTCCCTTTCGACTTCGCAGCTAACACCGTCGTTTCCACTTCAGCCTCCATCCAGCGTTCCGGCTCTGCCGTCTGGATCCCAAAAGCGCAGGCAGGCAGTTAA
- a CDS encoding DUF3168 domain-containing protein — MIAPIFSVCAASPTVTALLGTDPVRLYPFGRQDDAVVYPYVVWQNVSGSPENYLKQRPDVDSFTLQVDAYADTVDEVIAVAAALRDAIEPHAYITRLGGQEKDPETRRYRYSFDVDWIVRR, encoded by the coding sequence ATGATCGCGCCCATCTTTTCCGTCTGCGCTGCCAGCCCGACGGTAACGGCGTTACTGGGAACCGACCCGGTGCGCCTCTATCCCTTCGGCCGCCAGGATGATGCTGTTGTTTACCCCTACGTTGTCTGGCAGAACGTCAGCGGCTCGCCGGAGAATTACCTCAAGCAAAGGCCCGATGTCGACTCGTTCACCCTGCAGGTAGATGCCTACGCCGACACGGTGGATGAGGTGATCGCCGTGGCCGCCGCGCTGCGGGACGCCATTGAGCCACATGCTTACATAACGCGCCTGGGAGGACAGGAAAAAGACCCTGAAACTAGGCGCTACCGCTACTCCTTCGATGTTGACTGGATAGTCAGGCGATAA
- a CDS encoding HK97-gp10 family putative phage morphogenesis protein, with amino-acid sequence MADGIDFSIIGIDSLLGKLDSINDDLRRRGGRAALRRAGNVIVDKAKENASRIDDPETGRSIAANVAMRWNGRLFKTTGNLGFRIGVLHGAVLKNHPDFSENAPTPHWRLVEFGTEKMRAQPFMRPAAESSVGEVVNVFATEYEKSIDRAIKRAQKKGVPT; translated from the coding sequence ATGGCTGATGGCATTGATTTCAGCATAATCGGGATCGATTCGCTGCTGGGGAAGCTGGACAGTATAAATGATGACCTGCGGCGGCGCGGCGGGCGGGCGGCGCTCCGTCGCGCCGGCAACGTGATTGTCGATAAGGCAAAAGAGAACGCCAGCCGCATTGACGACCCTGAAACCGGGCGTAGCATCGCCGCGAACGTGGCGATGCGCTGGAACGGCAGGCTTTTCAAAACAACCGGCAATCTGGGCTTTCGCATTGGGGTGCTGCACGGCGCCGTACTGAAAAATCATCCTGACTTCAGCGAGAACGCGCCGACCCCACACTGGCGCCTGGTTGAGTTCGGTACCGAGAAAATGCGCGCTCAGCCTTTCATGCGCCCGGCGGCGGAAAGCAGCGTTGGCGAAGTGGTTAACGTGTTCGCCACCGAATACGAAAAGTCTATAGACCGGGCCATTAAGCGCGCGCAAAAGAAAGGAGTGCCAACATGA
- a CDS encoding phage head closure protein — protein sequence MQAGKLNKRILLQKPVKTQNPTSGAIESGWVDVVQVWANVTDLSARDFVAAKAGQNEVTTRITIRWRDDVTDKHRILYRGRIYDIQGVLEDDKTGREYLTLPCSRGVNDG from the coding sequence ATGCAGGCCGGAAAGCTGAACAAACGTATATTGCTACAAAAGCCTGTAAAAACACAAAACCCAACCTCCGGCGCGATCGAAAGTGGCTGGGTGGATGTGGTTCAAGTATGGGCTAACGTTACAGACCTCTCCGCGCGGGATTTTGTGGCTGCGAAAGCAGGTCAGAACGAGGTAACGACGCGGATCACCATCCGCTGGCGTGATGACGTCACGGATAAGCACCGCATTCTTTACCGTGGACGCATTTATGACATTCAGGGCGTGCTGGAAGACGATAAAACCGGGCGAGAATATCTGACGCTGCCATGCTCCCGGGGGGTTAACGATGGCTGA
- a CDS encoding head-tail connector protein, with the protein MIELVTLLQAKEHLRIDDDAGDADLTLKIQAGSAAILAYVQGSRDLIVNSDGALIEGEPLRRTQTALLMLLGWLDRNRGGEEEEKLQQGELPLSVTMLIYDLRRPTII; encoded by the coding sequence GTGATTGAGCTGGTTACTCTCCTGCAGGCAAAAGAGCACCTGCGCATAGATGATGATGCCGGAGATGCTGATCTGACCCTGAAAATTCAGGCCGGCAGCGCCGCTATTCTCGCTTATGTCCAGGGAAGCCGTGACCTTATTGTCAACAGTGATGGCGCGCTTATCGAAGGTGAACCGTTACGACGCACGCAGACGGCGCTGCTTATGCTACTGGGCTGGCTGGATCGCAATCGGGGTGGTGAAGAGGAAGAAAAGCTTCAGCAAGGTGAGTTGCCGCTCTCCGTCACGATGCTTATCTACGATCTCCGTCGGCCAACCATTATTTAA
- a CDS encoding phage portal protein, with translation MWNPFRRKEKALQQPAGRGLWTSLLSFVREPFAGAWQRNLEINEKTVLSFHAVFSCISLIASDIAKMPVRLMRRDSNGIWKENNNGKVAAIYRRPNAFQNRMQFFECWLNSKLCYGNTVVLKIRNTRGEITELRILDWNKVTPLVADDGSVFYQINPDNMAGIESGVTVPAREIIHDRFNCLFHPLIGLSPIYAAGLAAMQGHHIQENAAFFFRNGGKPSGVIEVPGSISEENARILKNNWDTGYTGENAGKTALLSNGAKYNPTAMTAADAQMVEQLQMTAKISCSVFHVPAYKAGIGELPSYDNIEALEQQYYSQCLQTLIESIELLLDEAFELEGDTGTEFDVSALLRMDSERRIKTLGEGVKNTILTPNEARRSENLPPVTGGDELYLQQQNFSLGALARRDASDDPFGKSSSSAPSQPASEEGKALSAAEQSAAKAMLRGLLTK, from the coding sequence ATGTGGAATCCTTTCCGGAGAAAAGAAAAGGCGCTGCAGCAACCCGCAGGCCGTGGCCTCTGGACCTCACTGCTAAGTTTTGTCCGTGAGCCCTTTGCCGGCGCATGGCAGCGTAACCTGGAAATAAACGAGAAAACCGTCCTTTCCTTCCACGCCGTGTTTTCCTGCATATCGCTGATTGCGAGTGATATTGCAAAGATGCCTGTGCGGCTGATGCGCCGCGATTCAAACGGCATCTGGAAAGAAAACAATAATGGCAAGGTTGCCGCAATTTACAGGCGCCCGAATGCGTTCCAAAACCGGATGCAGTTTTTCGAATGCTGGCTTAACTCCAAGCTTTGCTACGGGAATACAGTTGTCCTGAAGATCCGTAATACCCGCGGGGAAATCACGGAGCTGCGCATTCTGGACTGGAACAAGGTCACTCCGCTGGTGGCAGATGACGGTTCCGTTTTTTACCAGATTAACCCGGATAATATGGCCGGTATTGAATCCGGGGTGACAGTCCCGGCACGAGAGATTATCCACGACCGGTTTAACTGCCTCTTTCATCCGCTTATCGGTCTTTCACCAATTTATGCTGCTGGCCTGGCAGCGATGCAGGGGCACCATATTCAGGAAAATGCGGCCTTCTTCTTCCGCAACGGCGGCAAGCCCAGCGGGGTTATTGAAGTGCCGGGTAGTATCAGCGAGGAAAATGCCCGCATCCTGAAAAACAACTGGGATACGGGATATACGGGTGAAAACGCAGGGAAAACAGCCCTCCTGAGTAATGGCGCCAAATACAACCCAACGGCTATGACGGCAGCTGATGCTCAGATGGTTGAACAGCTTCAGATGACCGCGAAAATCAGCTGTTCGGTTTTCCATGTCCCGGCTTACAAAGCCGGAATAGGCGAGCTTCCCTCCTACGACAATATCGAGGCGCTGGAGCAGCAGTATTACTCGCAGTGCCTGCAGACGCTTATCGAGTCGATTGAACTGTTGCTGGATGAAGCGTTTGAGCTGGAAGGTGATACCGGTACCGAGTTCGATGTGAGTGCGCTGCTGCGTATGGACAGCGAACGCCGCATAAAAACGCTGGGCGAAGGCGTTAAAAATACCATCCTGACGCCTAATGAGGCGCGACGCAGTGAAAACCTGCCGCCCGTTACTGGTGGTGATGAGCTTTACCTTCAGCAGCAGAACTTCAGCCTTGGCGCGCTGGCCCGCCGCGATGCCTCGGATGATCCATTCGGCAAAAGTAGTTCTTCTGCACCATCGCAACCCGCCAGTGAGGAAGGAAAGGCTTTATCTGCCGCTGAGCAATCAGCGGCCAAAGCCATGCTCAGAGGATTGCTTACCAAATGA
- a CDS encoding phage major capsid protein, with amino-acid sequence MTLNRACTLMTVKAVNEDERIITGIASTPSPDRDGDIMEPEGAKFRSDTPFLWQHDRSQPIGTCTPKMVKGGLEITAKLVKPTPDMPSQLAARLDEAWASIKAGLVRGLSIGFRPIEYSFLDEGGIRFLSWDLLEVSAVTIPANAECSINTVKSFDRQLLAAAGKEKPVVKATQSAGATAPKINTNKGNSSMNIAEQIKSFEAKRSALAASLSDIMAKAAEAGRTLDMEEEESYDNTSAEIKSVDAHLKRLRDMESNLAATAKPVSKAAGGDVNVVTTSAPGIIRVEQKLEKGIAFARFAKALAAANGSRSEALEIARKQYPDDAKLHHVLKAAVGAGTTTDPKWAGALVEYQEYAQDFVEFLRPKTIIGRFGQGGIPALREVPFNVRIPAQTSGGSANWVGQGKAKPLTKFDFESITFSFAKVAAIAVLTDELIRFSNPAADALVRNALAEAVIARLDTDFINPSKAEVTNVSPASVTNGITAIPSTGNPDDDAAAAFGVFVDANLEPNGAVWLMSSTTALALSMRKNALGQKEYPEMTLLGGTFQGLPVIVSQYVGSQLVLVNAPDIYLADDGGVAVDMSREASLEMQSEPTGDSVNGTGTELVSMFQTNSVAIRAERWINWKRRRTSAVAVISGVNYGTTQTS; translated from the coding sequence ATGACGCTTAATCGCGCATGCACCCTTATGACGGTTAAGGCGGTGAACGAGGACGAGCGGATCATTACCGGCATCGCCTCCACGCCTTCGCCTGACCGTGACGGGGACATCATGGAGCCGGAGGGCGCGAAGTTCCGCAGCGACACGCCGTTCCTCTGGCAGCATGACCGCTCACAACCCATCGGCACCTGCACACCAAAAATGGTGAAGGGCGGGCTTGAGATCACAGCAAAACTGGTGAAACCCACCCCGGATATGCCGTCCCAGCTGGCCGCCCGCCTCGATGAGGCCTGGGCATCCATTAAGGCGGGGCTGGTTCGCGGTCTCTCTATCGGCTTCCGGCCGATTGAGTATTCCTTCCTGGATGAAGGCGGTATCCGCTTTTTGTCCTGGGACCTTCTTGAAGTCTCGGCAGTGACCATTCCGGCAAACGCTGAATGTTCCATTAACACCGTGAAATCCTTCGATCGCCAGTTACTCGCCGCGGCAGGCAAAGAGAAACCGGTGGTTAAAGCAACACAGTCCGCTGGCGCTACAGCACCCAAAATCAATACCAATAAAGGAAACAGTTCGATGAATATCGCAGAACAAATCAAAAGCTTTGAAGCAAAGCGTTCGGCGCTGGCGGCGTCTCTCTCCGACATTATGGCGAAAGCCGCCGAAGCCGGGCGTACGCTTGATATGGAAGAAGAGGAGAGCTACGACAACACCTCCGCCGAAATCAAATCCGTGGATGCGCACCTGAAGCGTCTGCGCGACATGGAAAGTAACCTCGCTGCGACTGCCAAACCGGTAAGCAAAGCGGCGGGCGGCGATGTGAATGTCGTAACGACCAGCGCGCCGGGCATCATTCGCGTAGAGCAGAAGCTGGAAAAAGGCATCGCCTTTGCCCGCTTCGCCAAGGCGCTGGCCGCTGCGAACGGCAGCCGCTCAGAGGCGCTGGAGATTGCGCGTAAGCAGTATCCGGACGATGCGAAACTGCATCATGTCCTGAAGGCGGCTGTCGGCGCAGGCACCACCACCGACCCGAAATGGGCGGGCGCGCTGGTTGAATACCAGGAGTACGCCCAGGATTTCGTGGAGTTCCTGCGACCGAAGACCATTATCGGACGCTTCGGGCAGGGTGGCATCCCTGCACTGCGCGAGGTGCCTTTCAATGTCCGCATCCCGGCGCAGACCTCCGGTGGTTCAGCGAACTGGGTAGGTCAGGGCAAGGCGAAGCCGCTGACCAAGTTCGACTTTGAGTCGATCACTTTCAGCTTCGCCAAAGTAGCCGCAATAGCGGTGCTGACCGATGAACTGATCCGCTTCTCCAACCCCGCAGCCGATGCGCTGGTGCGTAACGCGCTGGCCGAGGCGGTTATTGCCCGTCTGGACACCGACTTTATCAACCCGTCCAAAGCTGAAGTTACTAACGTCTCTCCGGCTTCAGTTACTAACGGCATTACGGCGATCCCGTCTACCGGTAATCCGGACGATGATGCAGCAGCTGCGTTCGGCGTATTCGTTGATGCCAACCTGGAGCCGAACGGTGCGGTCTGGCTGATGTCCAGCACCACCGCACTGGCGCTGTCAATGCGCAAGAACGCGCTGGGCCAGAAAGAGTATCCGGAAATGACGCTGCTGGGTGGCACCTTCCAGGGCCTGCCGGTTATCGTCTCCCAGTATGTCGGCAGCCAGCTGGTGCTGGTTAACGCGCCGGATATCTACCTGGCTGACGACGGCGGCGTTGCCGTGGACATGTCCCGCGAAGCCTCGCTCGAAATGCAAAGCGAGCCAACCGGCGACAGCGTAAATGGTACTGGCACCGAGCTGGTTTCCATGTTCCAGACCAACAGCGTGGCTATCCGCGCCGAACGCTGGATTAACTGGAAGCGCCGCCGTACCTCTGCCGTCGCCGTGATTTCCGGCGTGAACTACGGCACCACCCAGACCAGCTAA